From Malus sylvestris chromosome 1, drMalSylv7.2, whole genome shotgun sequence:
GTAAGTTAAACTCAGATTAATAGTTCTTTTAAGATAACCAAAAATTCTATTTATTGCTTTCCAATTAGCAGTACACGGATGGCTAGTGTATCTAGAAAGTTTGCTTACTGCAAATGCGATATCTAGCCTGGTACAATGCATGGCATACATTAAACTTCCGATTACACTAGCATACTCAAGCTGTGCAACGGACCTACCAGAATTATTAAGCAAAGTTTCACTAGGGTCATAAGAGGTAGttgcttcttttatttgtagATGCTTAAACTTAAGAAGCAATTTTTCTATATAATGTGACTGACACAAAGCGTAACTCCTACTATGcttctttactttaattccCAATATAGTATCTACTTCATTCAAATCCTTCatcttgaattttgaatttagatACTCTTTAGTTTCAGATACACCTTTGATGTTTGTACAAAAAATTAGCAAGTCGTcgacatataaacatataacaacaccataatcatttgtgAATTTAGAGTATATGCATTTATCAACACTATTATGTCTAAATCCatatgataaaatgacaaaatcaaacttttcatgccattgttttggtgcttgcttcaatccatataaCGACTTTACTAATTTACAAACCTTCTTTTCATTCCCAGGGAGAATAAACCCTTCCGGTTGTTCCATATAGActtcttcatccaaatcaccatttaaaaatgcagttttcacatccatttgatgcacaTGCAAATTATATAAAGATGCCAATGCAAACAATATTCTAATTGATGTTAGCCTAGCTACTGGTGCATATGTATCGAAATAGTCTATTCCATTTTTCTGCTTAAAACCCTGGGCAACCAGCCTGGGTTTAAATGTCTGAATAAACCCGTCtgtattgtattttcttctaaataACTTACAACCTATTGCTTTTGATCCTTGGGGCAAGTCTTCTAAAACTCATGTCTGATTAGATattaatgattcaaattcatcatctataGCCTCTTTCCAAAAAGTTGCATCTCTTGAAGTCATTGCTTCGCTTAGACTTTTAGGATCATCCtcaacattcaacaatatgggtattttcttaagaacctttgttctatttccttcaactaaaaatacaatagattgagATGAAATAAAATCAGGGCCTAaagtcttttcttttcttactctTTGGCTTTTCCTTGGTTCATTAACAGTCTcagactgttttcttttctcacctTGAGAATGACTACTAGCCGGATTATAGAAAAGTGTTTGATCATTCTCTTTTCCAGACATTGAGTAGTCGTTAtagaatttattttctataaattcgACATCTCTAGACTCAACTATTGTGTTTGAGTCTAAATTAAGCAACATATATGGCTTTGAATTTTCTGCATATCCTACAAATATGTTTTTAATTCCTCTTGGACCCAACTTGGATCTTTTAGGATCGAGTGCCTTATAAAAAGCTACACAACCCCGTACTCTCAAATATgacaaatttggttttctttctttccaaatttcatatggTGACACATGTGTCTTCATAGATGTAATTCTATTGTGTATATGGCATGCAGTAAACAATGTTTCACCCCATAAATATTTTGGAGTATTAGCATTAATTATCATAGAATTAATCATTTCAGTGAGtgtcctattttttctttttgccaaaccattttgttgtggtgtatagGGTGTAGTTCTTTGATTTACAACACCATACTCTtcacaaaaaatatcaaattcatgtgaaaaatattcaccacctctatcaTTACGAAGgcatttaattttccttccattttggttttcaacttcaGCCTTATAGcgcttaaaacactcaaaagcttcatctttattagacaataaataaacataagtaaacttagaacaatcatctataaatgtgataaaatatctttttcctcctcttattaaaacaccattaaattcacatatgtcagaatgtattaagtctaataaatttgtatttctttcgGTAGTTGGAAAATGTTTCTTAGTCATTTTCGCTTGAATACATGTTTCACATTTATCATTATAATCATCATTGCAAGCAATAAAACCAAGTATGCGCatgtattttaaatatttaaaatttatatgtgCTAAACGTAAATGCCATAAATGAGAGGAAGATTCAACAATATAAGCAGAAGAATTCACTTTATTATTAATACTTAGTTTGAACATCCCATCACAAGAATACCCCTTCCCAACAAACATCCCATTTTTCGACATTATTAACTTGTCGAACTCATGAACAGTCTTTATACCGttcttatataataaatttgcagacacaagattctttctaatttttggaACATGCAGAACATTAAGCAACGTCAATTTCTTTCCAGAAGTAAATTGAAGTTCAAtggttccttttcctagaacttTGGTGGAATTATGATTCCCTATTAAAATTTCTTGATTGTCCGTTGATGCTTCATATGTCTTGAATTGTGCCTTGTCATTGCACACATGTATAGTAACTCCTGAGTCGAGCCACCAATCAGAGGATTTTATTGCCGCTGCCATATTCAGTTCGGTAATCATGTCAATATGCATCATTGATACCATTGCAACAATGTTATCAATTCCAGAGTTTTCCATCATATTTGCGCTATTGGTCTTATTGGCATATTCCTCACTTGCTTTTATGTGTCTACAATCACGAATGTAATGGCCTTTCTTTCCACAATGGTAGCATACACCATTTGcattcttttgattgttgttggaattggtcttcttaaacttccctttgtcaattttgactttgaagttctttttatatttgtttccttCGACAATGTGAACTTTAGAGAAATCTTGATTTGCAAAATTCTTATCACGATTTCGAGTATCCTCTTTAATTTGAATACCCTTTTGCAAATTCTCTAAACTAATATCTTCCACCATGTGTAGAAGTTTCTTTATATAGTTATTCCATGTTTGGGGTAATTTTGCCATAATAGCCCCAACTATCATAAGATCCGGAATAACTATTTTAAGTTCACAAAGTTTTGAGACCAAGACCAATAATTCATGAACTTGGTCTAGGATGGGTTTATTATCAAACATAGTGAATttataatatttgaacattaaaaatttatcgGGACCTCTTTTTTCCGTTGTGTACTTGTGTTCAAGTGCTTCCCAAATTTCCTTTGGAAATTGAATGTGTGCATACAGGTCATATAAACGATTAGATAATGTGCCCAAGATGTGTCCTCGACAtaccaattcatcttcttcacaaTTCTTTCGATTGGCAACTATATTATCCAAGTCTTTGTCACATGGTTCACAAATAGGCACCAATTTCGGGTCCAACACATATATGACATTTAGAACAGTAAGCATGAAGCACATCTTGTCCTTCCATCgggtgaaatttgatccatcaaATTTGTCTAACTTGTAGACATCTTGATTGATAATCTTCAAAGCCATGTTATCAGATTTGTTATTCATGACGAAGTTAACACTTTAAGATTGTTAGAGTAAATGTAGAATTATGGAGAATAATCCGAATAATGACTTTGAGGTAtgacttgaatcgtttccttaaagtgttatttgcccccactcgaatgagtttgctaaagggttcttggcaaatcacttccaggatacaacaaagtatgaaatattcgattagcaaaaccgaattatattcccttagaaataactagaaagaaattgtatgaatgtgatgaagagagaaaagagagcaaagaaattatgtagacaacaaatttctgaatgaATTCTCTTCTACTAATGTTAccaatatatatagagagaattgCACCTTTTAGACATATCCTTTGGTTTTGGGTATGCCCTTTCATCATGAGATACAACTAAACATTGCAGCAATGTTTCTAATGGATATGTCTGATACAAGAGGTCAATTACCAATAATCACTTCTGTTGGAAAGGGAATGCATCTGTTCGGGATGCATCATGTTTTTCCATCAAACAGTAAAAGGTTCAATGTTTACTGTCAAAGAATGTGATTGTTGGGTGAATGACCCAACTCCATCTTCTGACAAACagccccatatatatatattacattatattatattattaaaatattcaaCGAAAGTCATTGAAGAATACATGGGATGACCCAAACAAGGATGTACCCTCCCTTTTGACTCTCTGGAGAACTTTCATATACGTATATGCGACATTATGTTCAATTACATTATGGTACTGTGGTTTGCTATATGAAAATAATCTAGATTTTctcaccaaaaaaataataatttgtgtGGATCTTGAGCGATTATCTACCAAAAATTCTATGAAGATCTATGTTCGTGATTTAGTTGATGTGTAGGCCTCTCGATATGTTCCTAAAAAACCCGATTAGTGCGGATTCTTTCCCCAATTAAGGAGATCTTGGCGCATGATGTTAATCAAGTATGAGAAGTAATGAACAGACAGAAAAAGTAGGGAAAGAGAAGCTTAGAGGAGAAGAAATGAGAATCTATATATTTTCGTAATGATGAAAATTTTACTAGTATTCACTCATATAGTAACACTAAGACAGGTAAGCTTAACAGCCTTTCCAACAGCATGACCATTGCTCCATTTCtctaacataatatatatataaggaaaactaatgaaaatggcttgaaaactttaagttttaactaaaatgacaaaataaagggtaaagtaaatagtactatgattgactttttagtgtaaaaatatgatttttcattaaagttaacagtaccgggagcttttcgttaaaattctctaaTATATAACAACCTAATTAACTCCTCTCTTCATCAACTGACACGTCTCTCAATCTAGACCATCCATACTCTTCATTCCCTAACAGATTGAACAATTGCCCCCTCCAACCTCAAATGACGTTGCTTTTTTGCTTGACATGGATGAACAAGTTTAGAAACTtgatctttatttatttgttttgtgaaTACGCATCCACAAAATACACATAGGTAGATAATACGATCGATTCCTATTAATGATCAATTAATAAATTTCGTTAGCCTAACACAAGGGATGCTAATCTCCtcagataaaaataaaataaaaaataaaaaatcaccgAGGAAAAGGCAGCTTCTTACTAACATTTCTTGGCAAAACGGGGCGATCGGCAACCATCTTCAGTGCTCTCTTCAGCGCCACCACCCCTTCATTTCCACCACCTAACCTTTGCAACCACACCGCATTTTTACTCCTTCCACCCACTGTCACCATCTCAGCCCTCACAACCCTTCCCTTTACACAACTCGGTGCCCTTGTCATTTCTGATTTGAGCCCCGGCCTATCCTCACAGCTGCATGTGGCCTTGACAAGCCCTTCCTTCTCCCCCTCACATTGTTCGATACTTAACTTGTCAACCCCACCAGGTAAAACGCACTCGTCCCTCCTGTCCCCACCACGACAAGCTGCTTCGACTTCTGCTACCGCCTTTTAAGCTCCCTTACTTGCCGGACTGCCTCTGCAAGCAATGATGCCTTGTCCCCATCTGTATGTCAAGATTATGTTTAGAAAAATTTGCGAGACATTTTCCATGTTACACCATACAGATTCAAAACATAAAtacattttatcaaacaatTACTTTGATTAACTTTGATTAAGTTTGGGAGGATGTCACGAAGAGTGGTATATTGACTGTTGATTCGCATCCTTCGCCTTTTCTCCGACTCACTGTGTTTCTTGGCGTCAATTAATTTGGCTTCTGCCTTTGAATTTGGTTTGAAGAAGTTTTTGTTGTAGATATTAGTATTCGTTGGGAAACTAATTTGTTTCGGATAATAACTTGGAGTGGATTGCATTGGACAAGCTAGAAAAACAAAGTCCTGTCCAAAAAGCAAAATCCAATCAAAAATATTGAAGGGAAATTGGACAAGATAATTGGAAACggcagaaaaacaaaaggacTCGTAAATAGACGTGCATACGCACACCTACCTGTTGCAGTATAACCATGAAAAATAGCAGAGAAACAATTGATGGAACAACAGATTGATCTTTTTATACAGGAAACGTTCGGGAACGAAATCTTTCAAATAAATGCTACGATAAAATATATTTGCACTTAAATGTGAGTACGTGAAGCATTTAATCTTATAATTATGTGACACATTCAACCTAATAAACGGCATTTAATCTTATAATTACCAAACAATTTGTGAtcatataataataaatatatgtCCACCCCAGTCTTATTTTCCcacatattttttaataaaaatttaatagcAAATTTAATCTTACGTAAAAAGACTTCAAAAGCCCTTTTAAAAAttagggttctttagatatagacccttacaacttgtgatttttagATAAAAACCATATATCTTTAAACATACAATAtaaacccaaaattcaaatatgtTGCCACATTGAAATGAAGTGACCCATTACTTCAGATAATTTACAGCATGTGCCACAACCCTTCTAACGTTTTCTCACAATAAAGTAGAAAATTCTATTAAGAGTATGAATTCCACATccagaaaaaaaatgatattgcatgtgcttataagtaattaggCTActctcatattgtcaattggttttatggtgcaACCTCAACATtcttcatggtattagagcaggtTGTATTATATGTGAAGCAATGTCCACACGTGCTCCATGCAATGGCAAAGCTACATAGGAGCAAGGAGGGGTGACCGCCCCTCCCCTCACCGGAAATGAAACCCAGGAGTGAGTATCTACCCCTCCTCTTGCCGGAAATAAACCCCATGTTTTTTGCTGCTACTGTGTAGGCGTTGCGTGAGGCAGTTTAGTTTTCTGAAAACCCCAAGCCAAACGGCGTCCTGTTGGATATAGAAAAATGAAACCCCCCTTAAGTATAATGGTGTTGTTTGTATTcattgaaaaatgtaaataaataaGACTGTAATATGGGGACCACTCATCCAAATTAACCTTATTGGAGCCCCCACAAACCAGCTCGAGAAGACAAGCGAACCTTCAAGCCACTGACCAGATTCCCCTTTCGCGCCTTCGCCCTTCCCCTCCAAGTTCCAACCTTCAAGCCAAACCACTGCCCAGCTTCAAAGGCTTTCATAGCTTACCTAAATTCCTCTCCAAAAATTGAGAACAACAATATATAAGCTTATGGCGTACCTGAATTCCTCCAAGTTGGCTCCTTCATCTTGTTTCTTGATTGAACCTCCAAATGACACGATTGAAATCAAGAACACTTGAAACATGAGATTAAAGTCTAGTTTGTGTAAAATCctgaattcaaaaaaaaaattccaaacctAATTGCATGTCCAAATCCTTTACCTAAACTTGTTTGGCTCGGCTCACTAAATCGTAGGTGAAAACCTGTCCAATCAACGAGcaaaaagaaagttacaaattttcaatattttttttagggaaaaCAGAGGGAAACTGAGCTTTCCAGAGGAAGTCGAGATTGATGAGAATATGAAGAACCATATAGCATTCTGGTTTAAAATTATACCCACGTGGCTGACTAAACTTGTATCTTTAGGGACTTTGTAATGTGGTGAAACTAGATATCACCTCATAAGCAATAATGAAGACGCATAGCAATTTTTcaccattaaaaaaaattagtgataTTTTTGGTGACTTTCGAGagttgtgaaaactataagttaGTGTATAAGCTTTTGACATTGGTTTTGGTGTTACTAGTTGCAACCGCTTCAGTGGAAAGAGCATTTTCTACTATAACTATTGTGAAAACACTATTGCGTAACAAAATAAGATATCAATGGTTGAAGGATAGAAtggttgtttacattgagagatatatttttgcttttatttgataatgagcctattatgcgaCATTTTCACAACATGAAACGTTGCCAAtaacaattgtaatttgtttgtattgataaattatgatCGACATTGATATTGTCTACAATATATCTAAGGGATTTAGTTAGTTGTCAACATTGTTGCGACCT
This genomic window contains:
- the LOC126609634 gene encoding transcription factor bHLH131-like; this translates as MVILQQDFVFLACPMQSTPSYYPKQISFPTNTNIYNKNFFKPNSKAEAKLIDAKKHSESEKRRRMRINSQYTTLRDILPNLIKVNQNGDKASLLAEAVRRDECVLPGGVDKLSIEQCEGEKEGLVKATCSCEDRPGLKSEMTRAPSCVKGRVVRAEMVTVGGRSKNAVWLQRLGGGNEGVVALKRALKMVADRPVLPRNVSKKLPFPR